Proteins from one Amycolatopsis benzoatilytica AK 16/65 genomic window:
- a CDS encoding LLM class F420-dependent oxidoreductase produces the protein MAIEVGRIGIWRPVSQIDGAFAAEVEKLGYGAIWLGSSPGGDLAIVDELLAATDRITVATGIVNIWADAPEAIAKAFHRINERHPDRFLLGVGAGHPEATQQYVKPYAALVDYLDRLDAAGVPQASRVLAALGPKVLKLSADRAAGAHPYLVTPEHTRAAREVLGSEPLLAPEQKVIIDTDLDRARALGRERVKIYLKLSNYVANLRKLGFSDADVAGDGSDRLVDALALHGDAATVAAGVRAHLEAGADHVNLQVLNEDPFPAYRALAAELL, from the coding sequence ATGGCTATCGAAGTGGGCAGGATCGGGATCTGGCGTCCGGTGTCGCAGATCGACGGCGCGTTCGCGGCCGAGGTGGAGAAACTGGGCTACGGCGCGATCTGGCTGGGCTCGTCGCCGGGCGGGGACCTGGCGATCGTCGACGAGCTGCTGGCCGCGACCGACCGGATCACCGTCGCGACCGGAATCGTCAACATCTGGGCGGACGCGCCGGAGGCCATCGCGAAGGCGTTCCACCGCATCAACGAACGACACCCGGACCGCTTCCTGCTCGGCGTCGGCGCGGGACATCCGGAGGCCACCCAGCAGTACGTGAAGCCGTACGCCGCCCTGGTCGACTACCTCGACCGGCTGGACGCGGCCGGCGTGCCGCAGGCGTCTCGCGTGCTCGCCGCGCTCGGCCCGAAGGTGCTGAAGCTTTCCGCCGATCGGGCGGCAGGCGCGCACCCGTATCTCGTGACCCCGGAACACACCCGCGCCGCACGCGAAGTGCTCGGCTCCGAGCCGCTGCTGGCGCCGGAGCAGAAGGTGATCATCGATACCGACCTCGACCGGGCGCGGGCGCTTGGCCGGGAGCGGGTGAAGATCTATCTCAAGCTGTCGAACTACGTCGCCAACCTGCGGAAACTCGGCTTCTCCGATGCGGATGTGGCAGGCGACGGCAGCGACCGGCTGGTCGACGCGCTCGCTCTGCACGGCGACGCCGCGACCGTCGCGGCGGGCGTCCGCGCGCACCTCGAAGCAGGTGCGGACCACGTGAACCTGCAGGTGCTCAACGAAGACCCGTTCCCGGCATACCGGGCGCTGGCGGCCGAGTTGCTCTGA
- a CDS encoding LLM class F420-dependent oxidoreductase — protein sequence MGIELGKLGVWRMAAGVDAAFAAEVEKLGYGTIWLGGSPGGDLAIVDELLAATDRITVATGIVNIWADAPESIAKAFHRIEGKHPGRFVLGVGAGHREHTQEYKKPYVALVEYLDALDKAGVPKESRALAALGPKVIELARDRTAVVHPYLTTPEHTRAAHESIGSAALLAPEQKVVFDTDPERARATARETVAFYLGLSNYTANLRKHGFSEEDVAGTGTDRLVDALALHGDGKALAAGLQAHLDAGADHVSVQALGADPFPAYRAIAAELL from the coding sequence ATGGGTATCGAATTGGGCAAGCTCGGCGTCTGGCGGATGGCGGCCGGGGTGGACGCGGCGTTCGCCGCCGAGGTGGAGAAGCTCGGCTACGGCACGATCTGGCTCGGCGGCTCGCCCGGCGGCGACCTCGCGATCGTCGACGAGCTGCTGGCCGCGACCGACCGGATCACCGTCGCGACCGGGATCGTCAACATCTGGGCGGACGCGCCGGAGAGCATCGCGAAGGCGTTCCATCGCATCGAAGGCAAACACCCCGGCCGATTCGTGCTGGGCGTCGGAGCCGGGCATCGCGAGCACACGCAGGAGTACAAGAAGCCGTACGTCGCGCTGGTCGAATACCTCGACGCGCTCGACAAGGCCGGAGTGCCGAAGGAATCGCGGGCACTGGCGGCGCTCGGTCCGAAGGTGATCGAACTCGCCCGCGACCGCACCGCCGTCGTGCACCCGTATCTGACGACCCCGGAACACACTCGCGCCGCGCACGAGAGCATCGGGTCCGCGGCATTGCTCGCGCCCGAGCAGAAGGTCGTCTTCGACACCGACCCGGAGCGGGCCCGGGCGACCGCCCGCGAGACGGTCGCCTTCTATCTCGGCCTGTCCAACTACACCGCGAACCTGCGCAAGCACGGCTTCTCCGAAGAGGACGTCGCCGGCACCGGAACCGACCGCCTGGTGGACGCGCTGGCGCTGCACGGTGACGGAAAAGCACTGGCAGCGGGCCTGCAAGCGCATCTGGACGCGGGCGCTGACCACGTCAGCGTGCAGGCGCTGGGCGCCGATCCGTTCCCGGCGTACCGGGCGATCGCGGCCGAGTTGCTCTGA
- the fbaA gene encoding class II fructose-bisphosphate aldolase — protein sequence MPIATPEVYAEMLDRAKANEFAYPAINVTSSETVNAAIRGFAEAESDGIIQFSTGGAEFASGQKVKDMVTGATALAEFAQVVAAKYDVNVALHTDHCPKNKLDGFVRPLIEISAERVRGGGLPLFQSHMWDGSAIDLDENLEIAKDLLAKAAAANIILEVEIGVVGGEEDGVEAEINEKLYTAEGDFVKTVDALGSGDKGRYLLAATFGNVHGVYKPGNVKLRPDVLKRGQEVVSEKLGLASGSKPFDLVFHGGSGSLPEEIREAVSYGVVKMNVDTDTQYAFTRPIVDHFFKNYDGVLKVDGEVGNKKVYDPRSYLKAAEAGMAARVVEATQALGSAGKKLG from the coding sequence ATGCCCATCGCCACCCCCGAGGTGTACGCGGAGATGCTTGACCGGGCCAAGGCGAACGAGTTCGCCTACCCGGCCATCAACGTGACCTCGTCGGAAACCGTGAACGCCGCGATCCGCGGGTTCGCCGAGGCGGAAAGCGACGGGATCATCCAGTTCTCCACCGGCGGCGCGGAGTTCGCGTCCGGGCAGAAGGTGAAGGACATGGTGACCGGCGCGACCGCGCTGGCCGAGTTCGCGCAGGTCGTCGCCGCCAAGTACGACGTCAACGTCGCGCTGCACACCGACCACTGCCCCAAGAACAAGCTGGACGGCTTCGTCCGCCCGCTGATCGAGATCTCGGCCGAGCGCGTCCGGGGCGGCGGGCTGCCGCTGTTCCAGTCCCACATGTGGGACGGGTCGGCGATCGACCTCGACGAGAACCTCGAAATCGCCAAGGACCTGCTGGCCAAGGCGGCCGCGGCGAACATCATCCTCGAGGTCGAGATCGGCGTGGTCGGCGGCGAGGAAGACGGCGTCGAGGCGGAGATCAACGAGAAGCTGTACACCGCCGAGGGCGACTTCGTGAAGACGGTCGACGCGCTCGGTTCCGGCGACAAGGGCCGCTACCTGCTGGCCGCGACGTTCGGCAACGTGCACGGCGTGTACAAGCCGGGCAACGTGAAGCTGCGCCCGGACGTGCTCAAGCGCGGCCAGGAAGTGGTGTCGGAGAAGCTGGGCCTCGCGTCCGGCTCGAAGCCGTTCGACCTGGTCTTCCACGGCGGCTCGGGCTCGCTTCCGGAGGAGATCCGCGAGGCGGTGTCGTACGGCGTGGTGAAGATGAACGTCGACACCGACACGCAGTACGCGTTCACCCGCCCGATCGTGGACCACTTCTTCAAGAACTACGACGGCGTGCTGAAGGTGGACGGCGAGGTCGGGAACAAGAAGGTCTACGACCCGCGCAGCTACCTGAAGGCCGCTGAGGCCGGCATGGCGGCGCGAGTGGTGGAAGCTACCCAGGCGCTGGGCTCCGCGGGCAAGAAGCTGGGCTGA
- a CDS encoding MBL fold metallo-hydrolase, which translates to MAYTGVVTTGGPADVRETTGLTISKVSVGTIDNNAYLLRCRATGEQLLIDAAADPETLLALAGDGGLASIVTTHQHWDHWIALAEVAEATGARTYAGRADVDGIKARIDVPVDDGDVLHVGEAELTARHLAGHSPGSIALVYRDPEGIPHVFTGDSLFPGGVGNTEKDPARFASLIDDVEKKIFGELPDETWVYPGHGKDTTLGAERPSVPQWRARGW; encoded by the coding sequence ATGGCCTACACCGGAGTAGTCACCACCGGCGGTCCCGCCGACGTGCGGGAAACCACCGGCCTGACCATCTCGAAAGTCTCGGTCGGCACGATCGACAACAACGCTTACCTGCTGCGCTGCCGCGCCACTGGCGAACAGCTCCTGATCGACGCCGCGGCCGACCCGGAGACGTTGCTGGCGCTGGCCGGCGACGGCGGGCTCGCCTCGATCGTGACCACTCATCAGCACTGGGACCACTGGATCGCGCTCGCCGAGGTCGCCGAGGCCACCGGTGCCCGTACCTACGCCGGCCGCGCCGACGTGGACGGGATCAAGGCGCGGATCGATGTCCCGGTGGACGACGGCGACGTCCTCCACGTCGGCGAGGCCGAGCTGACGGCACGGCATCTCGCCGGCCACTCGCCGGGCAGCATCGCGCTCGTTTACCGGGACCCGGAGGGGATTCCGCACGTCTTCACCGGCGATTCGCTGTTTCCCGGCGGAGTCGGGAACACCGAAAAGGACCCGGCGCGGTTCGCGTCGCTGATCGACGACGTGGAGAAGAAGATCTTCGGCGAGCTGCCGGACGAAACGTGGGTGTATCCGGGCCACGGCAAGGACACGACGCTCGGCGCGGAGCGGCCGAGTGTGCCGCAGTGGCGGGCTCGGGGTTGGTGA
- a CDS encoding DUF3151 domain-containing protein: MTHNLLGPDPTLLPEHTAAQAALDSGTDPSAVAAEHPDFSEAWAVLAERSLAGGETVAAYAYARTGYHRGLDQLRRAGWKGFGPVPWSHRPNQGFLRALAALGIAAGRIGETEEHERCRTFLADSDPAAAEATGLK; the protein is encoded by the coding sequence ATGACGCACAACCTGCTGGGCCCCGACCCGACGCTGCTGCCCGAGCACACCGCCGCGCAGGCAGCGCTCGATTCGGGCACCGACCCGTCCGCCGTGGCCGCCGAACACCCCGACTTCAGCGAGGCGTGGGCCGTGCTGGCCGAGCGTTCGCTCGCTGGCGGCGAGACAGTCGCCGCGTACGCCTACGCCCGCACCGGCTATCACCGCGGCCTCGACCAGCTGCGCCGCGCCGGCTGGAAGGGCTTCGGCCCGGTGCCGTGGTCGCACCGGCCGAACCAGGGTTTCCTGCGCGCGCTCGCCGCGCTCGGCATCGCCGCCGGACGGATCGGCGAGACCGAGGAACACGAGCGCTGCAGGACCTTCCTCGCCGACTCCGACCCGGCCGCGGCCGAGGCGACCGGCCTGAAGTGA
- a CDS encoding helix-turn-helix domain-containing protein: MRGTAMLTPRIRTLGAALREARIDARFGLRELARRIGVNPALVSNWELGQRIPALEDVAGILGALGIVGDEKQRILQLVRGAAEPGWFTPGTQSEPDHLAGLLACERVATSVIEWQPFLVPGLLQTPDYARALFLGDGLPLKEAERQTEARMTRRPLVVGPGAIPFEVLLGETAVRNPVGSAAIMARQLRFLADLMATSAKLTLRVVPAHGGAHPGLAGRFCVYDMQAAAPIVYFEHQRSGAFMLDEGSQTHHDSADRIRAKSLDEQASAIFLQRSAERFRDIALGRPPTEPGTRPWERRRDPPADLN, encoded by the coding sequence ATGCGAGGCACGGCCATGCTCACCCCCCGGATCCGCACCCTCGGCGCCGCGTTGCGCGAGGCCCGGATCGACGCCCGGTTCGGACTGCGCGAGCTCGCGCGGCGCATCGGCGTCAACCCCGCCCTGGTGTCGAACTGGGAACTGGGCCAGCGAATCCCCGCGCTGGAAGACGTCGCGGGCATCCTCGGCGCGCTCGGCATCGTCGGCGACGAGAAACAGCGGATCCTGCAGCTGGTGCGCGGCGCGGCGGAACCGGGCTGGTTCACGCCCGGCACCCAGTCCGAGCCGGACCACCTGGCCGGGCTGCTGGCCTGCGAGCGGGTCGCGACGTCGGTGATCGAATGGCAGCCGTTCCTGGTGCCGGGCCTGCTGCAGACCCCGGATTACGCCCGGGCGCTGTTCCTCGGCGACGGACTGCCGCTGAAGGAAGCCGAACGCCAGACCGAGGCCCGGATGACGCGCCGCCCGCTGGTGGTCGGCCCCGGCGCGATCCCGTTCGAGGTGCTGCTCGGCGAAACCGCGGTCCGCAACCCGGTCGGCAGCGCCGCGATCATGGCCCGGCAGCTGCGATTCCTGGCCGATCTGATGGCCACGTCGGCCAAACTGACGCTGCGTGTCGTTCCCGCCCACGGCGGCGCCCACCCCGGCCTGGCCGGACGGTTCTGCGTGTATGACATGCAGGCGGCCGCGCCGATCGTCTACTTCGAGCATCAGCGCTCAGGCGCGTTCATGCTGGACGAGGGCAGCCAGACGCACCACGATTCGGCGGACCGAATCCGGGCCAAGTCCCTGGACGAGCAGGCGTCGGCGATATTCCTGCAGCGCAGCGCGGAGCGGTTTCGCGACATCGCGCTGGGGCGGCCGCCGACCGAACCTGGAACTCGTCCGTGGGAGAGGCGAAGAGATCCACCGGCGGACCTGAACTAA
- a CDS encoding GNAT family N-acetyltransferase: MSPAQATPTIRSADPADYPAVAALRWHWVAEQDGSPELDRAEFVQEFTEWAHAHQDSHRCFVAARGDQLLGMAFLAITPRVPTPRSFSRTSGDVQCVYVVPEERDSGLGGQLIEATLAFAAELGLERVTVHSSERAVPGYQRWGFDASPLLLQRDLRR, translated from the coding sequence GTGTCTCCCGCGCAAGCCACACCGACGATCCGTTCAGCGGACCCGGCTGACTACCCAGCGGTCGCCGCCCTGCGCTGGCACTGGGTCGCCGAGCAGGACGGCTCGCCGGAGCTGGACCGGGCCGAGTTCGTCCAGGAGTTCACCGAGTGGGCGCACGCGCACCAGGACAGCCACCGGTGCTTCGTCGCGGCACGCGGAGACCAGTTGCTCGGAATGGCATTCCTCGCGATCACCCCGCGCGTGCCGACCCCACGGTCGTTCTCCCGGACCTCTGGTGACGTGCAATGCGTGTACGTCGTGCCGGAGGAACGAGATAGCGGGCTGGGCGGTCAGCTGATCGAGGCGACGCTTGCGTTCGCGGCCGAACTCGGGCTGGAACGGGTGACGGTGCATTCGTCCGAGCGCGCGGTACCGGGCTATCAGCGGTGGGGCTTCGATGCCTCGCCGCTTCTTCTCCAGCGAGATCTGCGCCGTTGA
- a CDS encoding GGDEF domain-containing protein produces MMALATGWAVHATFTQHVSSWHLKTFALIAVVAILQTELSRRLERQRRTLAAGPHVNMTSVWLLPAGVLLPGQLIAALSVTLYCYLAFRSWSGTRPSEAHRVAANITTATLSACAAGTVTLAVPALSVTAVCSAGLTYFAVNTLLTGLGLYLANPAKATVESCLGGMDDNLLELATLCVGGLLVMVLSQEPLLSVLVILPLYVLQRSMLIKRLEELATTDQKTQLLNATTWQDGAQREISRAERDNGSFGALMIDLDHFKRINDTYGHLAGDDVLKAVAAVVKQETRAHDLVGRFGGEEFVALLPSTSKEDAIVTAERIRQRISELVIPTQTNEGEEVAIERRTASIGVAAFPLDGASIEEVMAAADAAVYAAKNGGRNRVVGSMPASPRDIVLAAA; encoded by the coding sequence ATGATGGCGCTCGCGACCGGCTGGGCAGTGCACGCGACATTCACTCAACATGTCTCGAGCTGGCACCTGAAAACCTTCGCGCTGATCGCCGTCGTTGCCATCCTCCAGACCGAACTCAGCAGGCGGCTTGAACGGCAACGCCGCACGCTGGCCGCCGGCCCGCACGTCAACATGACCTCGGTATGGCTGCTGCCCGCCGGCGTGCTGCTGCCAGGGCAGCTCATCGCCGCGCTGAGCGTGACGCTGTACTGCTACCTCGCGTTCCGCAGCTGGTCCGGCACCCGGCCCAGCGAGGCGCACCGCGTCGCCGCGAACATCACCACCGCCACACTGTCGGCGTGCGCCGCCGGCACAGTCACGCTGGCGGTGCCGGCGCTGAGTGTCACCGCGGTGTGTTCCGCGGGGCTCACCTACTTCGCGGTGAACACCCTGCTCACCGGCCTCGGCCTGTACCTGGCCAACCCGGCCAAGGCGACGGTCGAGTCGTGTCTCGGCGGAATGGACGACAACCTGCTCGAGCTGGCGACGCTGTGCGTGGGCGGGCTGCTGGTGATGGTGCTGAGCCAGGAGCCGCTGCTGTCCGTGCTGGTGATCCTCCCGCTGTACGTGCTGCAGCGGTCGATGCTGATCAAGCGGCTCGAAGAACTCGCGACCACCGACCAGAAGACCCAGCTGCTGAACGCGACCACCTGGCAGGACGGCGCGCAGCGCGAGATTTCCCGGGCCGAGCGCGACAACGGCAGCTTCGGCGCGCTGATGATCGACCTCGACCACTTCAAGCGGATCAATGACACCTACGGCCATTTGGCCGGCGACGATGTGCTGAAAGCCGTTGCCGCGGTGGTGAAACAGGAGACTCGGGCACACGACCTGGTGGGCCGGTTCGGCGGTGAGGAGTTCGTCGCGCTGCTGCCCTCGACGTCGAAGGAAGACGCGATCGTGACGGCGGAACGGATCCGGCAGCGGATCAGCGAGCTGGTGATCCCGACGCAGACGAACGAAGGCGAAGAAGTCGCGATCGAGCGACGCACGGCGTCGATCGGCGTGGCAGCGTTCCCGCTGGACGGGGCGAGCATCGAAGAAGTGATGGCCGCGGCCGACGCCGCGGTGTATGCGGCGAAGAACGGCGGCCGGAACCGGGTGGTCGGGTCGATGCCGGCTTCGCCCCGGGACATCGTCCTCGCCGCCGCCTGA
- a CDS encoding MFS transporter, which produces MTTAPDRVTYREVFGVSEFRAMWFGELLSIAGDQLARVALSVLVFANTGSATLTGLTYALTFFPSLLGGIFLTGFADRFPRRTVMVTVDSIRTVLILCVAIPGLPFWALCVLVGGVSLLNPPFKAAQLALLPQVLEGDRFVVGMGIRSMTVQSAQLLGFAGGGALLMTLDARLALTLDAATFVISALCLRFGLKVRPAAASGDKRKPFFASLSTGGKVAFASRAMRSLMIFTWIAGLMPVYEGIAAPYVASAGGGKVMLGLLLAADPIGSVLFTFAYTRWVPASIRPKLIAPMTALAAIPLLGCFLQPGPVASLILFVISGGFGTIALLQATASLTVAVPDESRAQTMGLSNTGLTTTMGVTPLIGGVLTDHLTAQTTVGIFGLAGLLITIPLAIAWQRASAGGTEEPAAKSEGARAEHA; this is translated from the coding sequence ATGACGACAGCACCGGACCGGGTCACGTACCGCGAGGTGTTCGGAGTCTCCGAGTTCCGCGCGATGTGGTTCGGCGAACTGCTGTCGATCGCGGGCGACCAGCTGGCCCGGGTCGCGCTGTCGGTCCTGGTCTTCGCCAACACCGGCTCGGCCACGCTGACCGGCCTCACCTACGCGCTGACCTTCTTCCCGTCATTGCTCGGCGGGATCTTCCTGACCGGGTTCGCCGACCGCTTCCCCCGCCGCACCGTCATGGTCACCGTCGACTCGATCCGCACTGTCCTGATCCTCTGTGTCGCGATTCCCGGCCTGCCGTTCTGGGCGCTCTGCGTACTCGTCGGCGGTGTTTCTCTGCTGAATCCGCCGTTCAAAGCCGCTCAGCTAGCGCTTTTGCCTCAGGTGCTCGAAGGCGACCGCTTCGTCGTCGGCATGGGCATCCGCAGCATGACCGTGCAGTCCGCACAGCTGCTCGGCTTCGCCGGTGGCGGCGCACTCCTGATGACCTTGGACGCGCGCCTGGCGCTGACCCTCGACGCGGCCACCTTCGTCATCTCCGCGCTCTGCCTGCGCTTCGGTCTGAAGGTGCGCCCCGCGGCGGCTAGCGGCGACAAGCGCAAGCCCTTCTTCGCTTCGCTCAGCACGGGCGGCAAGGTCGCCTTCGCGAGCCGCGCGATGCGCTCGCTGATGATCTTCACCTGGATAGCCGGGCTGATGCCGGTGTACGAGGGCATCGCGGCCCCGTACGTCGCGTCCGCCGGTGGCGGAAAGGTGATGCTTGGCCTGCTGCTCGCCGCCGACCCGATCGGCAGCGTGCTGTTCACCTTCGCCTACACCCGATGGGTGCCCGCCTCGATCCGGCCGAAGCTGATCGCGCCGATGACCGCGCTCGCCGCGATCCCGCTGTTGGGGTGTTTCCTGCAGCCGGGCCCGGTGGCCTCGCTGATCCTGTTCGTGATCTCCGGCGGCTTCGGGACGATCGCGCTGCTGCAGGCGACTGCCTCGCTGACGGTCGCGGTGCCGGACGAGAGCCGGGCACAGACGATGGGGCTGTCGAACACCGGACTGACCACGACGATGGGCGTGACGCCGCTGATCGGCGGGGTGCTCACGGACCACCTCACCGCGCAGACGACGGTGGGGATCTTCGGCTTGGCTGGGCTGCTGATCACGATTCCGCTCGCGATCGCCTGGCAGCGGGCGAGCGCCGGGGGGACCGAGGAGCCGGCGGCGAAGAGCGAGGGCGCACGCGCCGAACATGCCTGA
- a CDS encoding FAD/NAD(P)-binding protein: MTALPQFTLAIVGAGPRGVGVLERLAASAAELLGERRVEVHLIDPFPAGPGRVWRYDQSPLLRMNSMPEDVTVFTDDSVLMDGPVLPGPSLIDWVRQVRSGTLEYPVPDDVRAEFETLVSTDFPTRRLQSRYLEWFYRKVRAELPPGITVVEHLARAVGIDEDDTVRLSDGSSVAADAVVLTVGHLDALPDRAERALESFAGRHGLAYYPAGYTADVDYSAVPAGEPVLVRGFGLAFVDLMLLLTEGRGGRFEDLPRGGLRYHPSGAEPVLHVGSRRGVPYHAKPGYRLRGKPVQLPRFFDRRAIEPLSRPLDFRADVWPLIAKELAWAYYTELFTGHPDRVRVDFAVFADKFADLAWGTAEMDGLIAAAVPALEDRLDLERLDRPFDRERFASAEEFGKAVRNYVEADLSRRADVHHSADLGAFLALLSVIGQLPALLSTGQLTAASQVSDMDGWFHGFFSYYASGPPPRRLAELLALADAGIVSFFGTDVVIDADEPTGTFVASSASHPDTVTARTLIEARLPEASVPRVSDPLLRQLRDSGALAEETVPDVAGETLPSGRIATTLCDFRLLAADGTPHPRRFSVGPHTSVRSAAAFTRPRTNAISFRQNDALAREILRLANP, from the coding sequence GTGACCGCCTTGCCGCAGTTCACGCTCGCCATCGTGGGCGCCGGACCTCGCGGGGTCGGCGTCCTCGAACGGCTGGCCGCGAGCGCCGCCGAACTGCTCGGCGAGCGCCGCGTCGAGGTGCACCTGATCGACCCGTTTCCGGCCGGTCCCGGCCGGGTGTGGCGGTATGACCAATCGCCGCTGCTGCGGATGAACTCGATGCCCGAAGACGTCACGGTGTTCACCGACGACTCGGTCCTGATGGACGGCCCGGTCCTGCCCGGTCCGTCGCTGATCGACTGGGTCCGGCAGGTGCGCTCCGGCACGCTCGAGTACCCGGTGCCCGACGACGTCCGCGCCGAGTTCGAGACGCTCGTCTCCACCGACTTCCCGACCCGGCGCCTGCAAAGCCGGTATCTGGAGTGGTTCTACCGGAAGGTGCGCGCCGAACTGCCGCCCGGGATCACCGTGGTGGAGCACCTCGCGAGGGCCGTGGGCATCGACGAGGACGACACCGTGCGGCTTTCCGACGGCTCGAGCGTCGCCGCGGACGCGGTCGTCCTGACCGTCGGCCACCTCGACGCGCTCCCGGACCGAGCCGAACGCGCGCTGGAATCGTTCGCCGGGCGGCACGGCCTGGCCTACTACCCGGCCGGCTACACCGCCGACGTCGACTATTCCGCGGTCCCGGCCGGAGAACCGGTGCTGGTACGCGGATTCGGGCTCGCGTTCGTGGACCTGATGCTGCTGCTCACCGAGGGGCGCGGCGGCCGGTTCGAGGACCTGCCGCGCGGCGGTCTGCGCTACCACCCCAGCGGTGCCGAGCCGGTGCTGCACGTCGGCTCGCGGCGCGGGGTGCCCTATCACGCCAAACCCGGCTACCGACTGCGCGGAAAACCGGTGCAGTTGCCCAGATTCTTCGACCGAAGGGCGATCGAGCCGCTGTCGCGTCCGCTCGATTTCCGGGCGGACGTGTGGCCGCTCATCGCGAAGGAACTCGCCTGGGCGTATTACACCGAACTGTTCACTGGACATCCGGACCGGGTGCGGGTCGATTTCGCGGTATTCGCGGACAAGTTCGCCGACCTGGCCTGGGGGACGGCCGAAATGGACGGATTGATCGCCGCTGCGGTCCCGGCGCTGGAGGATCGGCTCGACCTGGAGCGGCTGGACCGCCCGTTCGACCGGGAGCGGTTCGCCTCGGCGGAGGAATTCGGGAAAGCCGTGCGGAATTACGTCGAAGCCGATCTCTCCCGGCGTGCCGATGTGCACCACAGCGCGGATCTCGGCGCGTTCCTGGCGCTGCTGTCGGTGATCGGACAGCTGCCCGCTCTGCTCTCGACCGGACAGCTGACCGCGGCCTCCCAAGTGTCCGATATGGATGGCTGGTTCCACGGATTCTTCTCTTACTACGCAAGCGGTCCGCCCCCGCGCCGGCTCGCGGAACTGCTCGCGCTGGCGGACGCGGGCATCGTGTCCTTCTTCGGTACCGACGTGGTGATCGACGCGGACGAGCCGACTGGCACGTTCGTGGCGTCGAGCGCGAGCCACCCGGACACCGTCACCGCGCGTACGCTGATCGAGGCGCGACTCCCGGAGGCGAGTGTCCCGCGCGTGTCCGATCCGCTGTTGCGGCAGCTGCGTGACAGCGGTGCGCTGGCCGAGGAGACCGTGCCGGATGTCGCTGGCGAAACGCTGCCTTCCGGGCGGATCGCCACCACGCTCTGCGATTTCCGGCTGCTCGCCGCGGACGGCACTCCGCATCCGCGACGGTTCTCCGTCGGCCCGCACACCAGCGTTCGATCGGCGGCAGCGTTCACGAGACCGCGGACGAACGCGATCTCCTTCCGCCAGAACGACGCGCTGGCCCGGGAAATCCTGCGACTGGCTAACCCTTGA
- a CDS encoding glycosyl hydrolase family 18 protein has product MRKITAAVLAVFLVLCGATSATAATGRRVVVYYQTTHNNGSYVSPLGLTEHNTGVTDVIVGAVHLNDGATMTLNDNPPSDPKFAQMWSDLAAMQGKGVHVLAFVGGAAKGSFQRLETQFDTYYPLLRNLIRDHGLSGIDLDVEEQMSNAALNRVIDALRGDFGPNFLITLAPVATELSGGSGLSGLDYDQLYRERGDQISWFNTQFYCGWGSLADTSGYDRIIGHGVVPASKVVAGTVTNPANCSGYVDLPTLKNTVGGLVRKYSDFGGIDGWEYFNSLPGDTGAPWQWAEQIAPTVKG; this is encoded by the coding sequence ATGAGGAAGATCACGGCGGCGGTGCTGGCGGTGTTCCTGGTGCTCTGCGGAGCGACCTCGGCGACGGCCGCGACCGGCCGCAGAGTTGTTGTGTACTACCAAACTACGCACAATAACGGGTCGTACGTGTCCCCGCTCGGGCTCACCGAGCACAACACCGGCGTCACCGACGTGATCGTCGGCGCGGTGCACCTCAACGACGGTGCGACGATGACACTGAACGACAATCCGCCCTCGGATCCGAAGTTCGCCCAGATGTGGAGCGATCTCGCCGCCATGCAAGGCAAAGGCGTGCACGTGCTCGCTTTCGTCGGCGGCGCGGCCAAGGGCAGCTTCCAACGGCTGGAAACGCAGTTCGACACGTACTATCCGTTGCTGCGCAACCTGATCCGTGACCACGGGTTGTCCGGCATCGACCTCGACGTGGAAGAGCAGATGTCGAACGCCGCGCTGAACCGGGTGATCGACGCGCTGCGCGGCGACTTCGGCCCGAATTTTCTGATCACCCTCGCTCCGGTGGCGACCGAACTCAGCGGCGGCAGCGGGCTTTCCGGCCTCGACTACGACCAGCTCTACCGCGAGCGCGGCGATCAGATCTCCTGGTTCAACACGCAGTTCTACTGCGGCTGGGGCTCCTTGGCCGACACCTCCGGCTACGACCGGATCATCGGCCACGGCGTCGTGCCGGCCAGCAAGGTCGTCGCCGGCACGGTCACCAACCCGGCGAACTGCAGCGGCTATGTCGATCTGCCGACGCTGAAGAACACCGTTGGCGGCCTGGTGCGGAAGTACTCGGACTTCGGCGGCATCGACGGCTGGGAGTACTTCAACTCGCTGCCCGGCGACACCGGTGCCCCGTGGCAGTGGGCCGAGCAGATCGCGCCGACCGTCAAGGGTTAG